CTTGCGCTCTGTAATATCGGTGAACATGCCAATATAATTTGTAATATTTCCCTTTTCATCTCGCATCGTTGTTATGGACAGCCACTCCGGGTACAACTCGCCATTTTTCCTCTTATTCCAAATTTCGCCTTCCCAGAAGCCGGTTGTATGAATTCTTTCCCACATTCGGATATAAAAATATTGATTCTGCAGGCCGGAATGAAGCAATCGCGGCGTATGCCCGGCAGCTTCCAGTTCCGTGTATCCAGTCATCGTTGTGAAGGCTTGATTCACGGATAGAATTTTGAGCTGCTTATCCGTTATCATGATGCCCTCGCTAGCATTGCTGAACACTTGCGCATGCAGCCTGAGCTTGGAAATTGTATTCTTGCGCAGCGTGATGTCAGAGAACATGCCCACGTAATTAATCAGAACCCCGTTTTCATCCTTAACGGAATTAATGGAGAGCCACTCTGGATAGATTTCTCCGTTTTTTCTGCGATTCCAAATCTCCCCTTGCCACTTTCCGTCCTGATGAATAGATGCCCACATGTTAATGTAGAATCCGGGATCCTGAAAGCTGGACTTCAGCATGCTCGGCTTTTGTCCGATGACTTCTGATTCGTTATAACCCGTGATCGCTTCGAAAGCGGGATTTACGCTCATGATTCTCGAGTGCGGATCCGTAACCATAATGGCTTCCTGTGAATCGTGAAATATTCTGGCATAAGACAATACGAACATGTCTGATGTTTGCCTATCTCTTAGGGCTTCTGTATGTGGATGATGTCGATTCATGGAAGAACCCCTCTCTGCTGCAGTGCCGCTGTATCCAAGCCATATACCCAATTATATCTTGCCTGACAGGAGCCAACTGTGATGTAAATCACACCTAGAAGTTAGCCCTCCTTACGAATTCAATTGTTGATAACGCCAATACAGTTCATTAGATCGCTAGTGTGGCCATTGTCCCGTCTATAAGGAACAACCTTGGATTTCAAAGCCTGTCCAAGAAAGCTGCGGTGGAAACCCCAAAAAAGGAGCTAAGCAGTTACTAGCCGCTTAGCTCCTTTACATTCCTACTTATTACAGCTTTATACCCGCCATGTATAAACGTTCTTTTAGTTGTTCATTTACATCTCTAAACGAAACGCTGGCGTTGTGATCTGTTGCGATCTTCTGCACGGCCAGTAATAGACCGAGTCCAGAACTGTCCATTTCCGTAACTGCCCCCAGATGGAAAGTGAGACTGTGAAATTCTTGTTGAATGAGCGGAAACAATATTTGCCTGATGGAGGTTGCTTCTTTTACGCCGATAAATCCGGTTAAAATGACGTCTATTTGTTGCTCGTTATTCTTGATTTCGTAGCACATAAGCAAACCTCCCTGTAATTTCAAACAAAATTGCTGCAGTTGTGAGCTTCCCCGCTCTAATAGTCATTTAAATAAACATATGTAATTATATCTCGCATCCCATCATGATTCTGTGATATTCATCACACCGCATCGTTTTGGCGCACTATAATTGGAGGAACATTCAAAACAGTGGCAATAGTGGAACATTTCCGAAGGGGTTGTAATTGTTTTCTGAGCATGGTACATTAGTCCTCGTTGCTTTTGAAGCAGCAAACACCGACAGATAGCGACAGAAATTGCCGAGAAAAATAAATACTTGCAATTGATGAACGAGCTGTGGTATATTACTTCTCGCTGCTCCGGTAACACGGCAGTGAACGAAAGAAATTGATCTTTGAAAACTGAACAACGAGTGAGTAAGCACGAACGAGAAATCGTTCAAAAAGAGATTGCAAAATCTCGCTAGCAAGTCAATGAGCATTTCAGCTTTCAGATATACGGACGAGCAATCGTTCGCTACTATGGAGAGTTTGATCCTGGCTCAGGACGAACGCTGGCGGCGTGCCTAATACATGCAAGTCGAGCGGATTTGTTCCTTCGGGGACAAGTTAGCGGCGGACGGGTGAGTAACACGTAGGTAACCTGCCTATCAGATCGGGATAACTATCGGAAACGATAGCTAAGACCGGATAACTGGTTTTCTCGCATGAGAGAATTATGAAACACGGAGCAATCTGTGGCTGGTAGATGGGCCTGCGGCGCATTAGCTAGTTGGTGAGGTAACGGCTCACCAAGGCGACGATGCGTAGCCGACCTGAGAGGGTGAACGGCCACACTGGGACTGAGACACGGCCCAGACTCCTACGGGAGGCAGCAGTAGGGAATCTTCCGCAATGGACGCAAGTCTGACGGAGCAACGCCGCGTGAGTGATGAAGGTTTTCGGATCGTAAAGCTCTGTTGCCCTAGACGAACAGCATGAGGAGTAACTGCCTTGTGTGTGACGGTATAGGAGAAGAAAGCCCCGGCTAACTACGTGCCAGCAGCCGCGGTAATACGTAGGGGGCAAGCGTTGTCCGGAATTATTGGGCGTAAAGCGCGCGCAGGCGGTTCATTAAGTTGGGTGTTTAAGCCCGGGGCTCAACCCCGGTTCGCATCCAAAACTGGTGAACTTGAGTGTAGGAGAGGAAAGTGGAATTCCACGTGTAGCGGTGAAATGCGTAGAGATGTGGAGGAACACCAGTGGCGAAGGCGACTTTCTGGCCTATAACTGACGCTGAGGCGCGAAAGCGTGGGGAGCAAACAGGATTAGATACCCTGGTAGTCCACGCCGTAAACGATGCATACTAGGTGTCGGGGATTCGATTTCTCGGTGCCGAAGTTAACACAGTAAGTATGCCGCCTGGGGAGTACGCTCGCAAGAGTGAAACTCAAAGGAATTGACGG
Above is a genomic segment from Paenibacillus sp. HWE-109 containing:
- a CDS encoding STAS domain-containing protein, coding for MCYEIKNNEQQIDVILTGFIGVKEATSIRQILFPLIQQEFHSLTFHLGAVTEMDSSGLGLLLAVQKIATDHNASVSFRDVNEQLKERLYMAGIKL